From the Betaproteobacteria bacterium genome, the window GTTGATCGCACGGCTGGCGCAGAAAGCCCGTGCCGCCGGTATCCATCTGTTGCTCGCGACCCAGCGGCCTTCGGTGGATGTCATTACCGGCCTGATCAAGGCGAACATCCCCACGCGCGTGTCGTTCCAGGTTTCCAGCAAGGTGGATTCGCGAACCATCCTCGACCAGATGGGTGCGGAGCAGCTGCTCGGCCAGGGCGACATGCTTTACCTGCCGCCGGGCACCGGTTATCCGCAGCGGGTGCATGGTGCCTTCGTCTCCGACCAGGAAGTGCACAAGGTCGTCGAGTACCTGAAGTCGCGCGGCCAGCCCCAGTACATCGAAGATGTTCTTGAAGGCGGGGAAGCCGACGCCGAGAACGGCGGGACTGCGGGCGAGGCCGACGCAGAGGCCGATCCGCTGTACGATCAGGCCGTCGATATCGTGCTCAAATCGCGGCGGGCTTCGATCTCGCTGGTGCAGCGGCATTTGCGCATCGGTTACAACCGCGCTGCGCGCCTGATAGAGCAGATGGAGCGTGCGGGGCTGGTGTCGAGCATGCAGTCCAACGGCAACCGCGAGGTGATCGCGCCGTCCAGAAGCGAAGCCTGAACCGGAGCGGACCGAAAAAAGACCAGGAACCATGGCAAGGCGACAATGGTCTAGGAACAATGGTCCGGAAAGAGAGGAGATGCTCATGCGAAAACAGTGGATGCTGCTGGGTACGGTCCCTGGATCGGTTAGTGCGAATCCGGTATCGGTCAATTCCACCGAATCGATCGTGAAAACCTTCCATTACTATCCCACGGCCTCTGATCCGTTCACCAGCGTCGTTACCACGACCGGTGGCCGGATCACGGATCTGCAACGCACGAGGAACAGCTGATGAGAAGCGCGTCCTCATGGACGGCACTGCTCATTGGAGCGCTGATCGCCATGCCGGCGAGTGCAGGTTCCATCGAGAAGCTGCATGCCTTCATCGAGCAGACCCGCTCCGCGAAAGCGAACTTCACCCAGGAAGTCACCGATGCCAACGGCGCCGTCCAGCAACAGGCGAGCGGTACCGTGCAGTTTCAGCGCCCCGGGAAATTCCGCTGGACCTATGACAAGCCTTACGAGCAGATCATCGTGGGCGATGGCGAAAAACTCTGGATCTACGACAAGGACCTCAACCAGGTCACCCAGCGCAATCTGGACAAGGCGCTCGGCAGCAGTCCGGCCGCATTGCTGGCGGGCGCGGACGATGTCGACAGGTATTTTTCTCTGAACGCGGTCGGAGTGAAGAAAAAGCTCGACTGGCTGGAGGTCAAGCCTTACGACGAGGACAGCCTGTTCGAAAAGGTGCGCATGGGTTTTCGCGGAAACACCTTGGAAGTCATGGAACTCCACGATCATTTCGGACAAAGGACGACGATCAAATTCTCCAATCTGCAGCGCAATCCCAAGACCTCGCCCGATCTCTACACGTTTACGGTGCCCAAAGGCGCGGATGTCGTAACGGAATAACCACCCACCTCACCCCGGCCCTCTCCCCCCGTAGGCGGGCGGAGAGGGAGTTGAGAGACAATGTGCCTTGTTGCAGATTCGTGGCGTGGTTGTGGTTCGCATTTTCGCCAGTTTTGAAGGAGCTTCTATCCTCGTTGGTCCTGTGAACCGGGCTGGTCTGTCGAATAATCCGGGAAAATCTTGAAAGAGGCACGATCTGACTCCCTCTCCGCCCTTTGAGGGGGGAGAGGGCGGGGGTGAGGTGGGTGTGATCTTTGACTGACCTTTTCGAAGCCCGGCAGCCGGCGGCGCCACTCGCGGAGCTGATGCGGCCGCAGAATCTGGACGAAGTCGTCGGCCAGCGGCATCTGCTCGGTCCCGACAAGCCGTTGCGCGTGGCCTACGAATCGGGAAAGCTGCATTCGATGATCCTGTGGGGTCCGCCCGGGGTGGGCAAGACCACGCTCGCGCGCCTGATGGCGCGGGCCTTCGATGCCGAATTCATTGCGCTCTCCGCCGTTCTTTCCGGTGTCAAGGATATCCGCGATGCCGTTGCGCACGCGGAGAACGTGCTCCAGCAGTCCGGGCGCGCGACCATCCTGTTCGTCGATGAAGTTCACCGCTTCAACAAGGCGCAGCAGGATGCGTTTTTGCCCTTTGTCGAGCGTGGCCTGGTGACGTTCATCGGCGCGACCACCGAAAATCCATCGTTCGAAGTCAATGGTGCATTGCTGTCGCGTGCGGCGGTCTATGTACTCAAACCGCTTGACGAAGATGACCTGGCGGAATTGTTCTCGCGTGCGTTCGCGAAGGCCTTTCCCGCCCAGGCTTTCTCCGAAAAAGCGCGCGATCTGGTGGTCGGGGCCGCCGACGGCGATGCACGGCGATTGCTAAATATGGTTGAAGCCATCGGCAACGCGGCGACGATGCGCAAGGTTGCGCAGCTCGATGAAACATTCGTGCAGGCGACACTCGCCCAGAATCTGCGTCGCTTCGACAAGGGCGGCGATGCCTTTTACGACCAGATCTCCGCGTTGCACAAATCGGTGCGCGGATCGTCTCCCGATGCCGCGTTGTACTGGCTTGTCCGCATGCTCGATGGTGGCGCGGACCCCTTGTACGTCGGCAGGCGGCTGGTGCGCATGGCGGTGGAGGACATCGGCCTGGCCGATCCGCGGGCGTTGCGGCTGTCGCTGGATGCTTGCGAGACTTATGAAAGGCTGGGCTCGCCCGAAGGCGAACTCGCCCTGGCACAGGCGGCCATTTATCTGGCGTGCGCTGCAAAGTCGAATGCTTCCTACGTTGCGTATAATGAGGCCCGCTCGCTTGTCCAGTCCGACAAGTCCCGGCCCGTGCCGGAGCATCTTCGCAACGCTCCCACCAAGCTCATGAAGGAACTCGGCTACGGCCGCAGTTATCGTTATGCGCATGACGAGGTGGATGCGTATGCGGCGGGAGAAAATTATTTCCCGGAGGGCCTGGAGAGCACCGGTTTCTACCGGCCGACATCGCGTGGACTGGAAGGCAAGATCGCCGAGAAACTCGCGCACTTGCGCGAGCTGGATGTGAAGGCAAAGAAAAAGAACTGAAGGGCGTTGACGCAAAGGTCGCAGAGGAAAAACGGAGAGGACGCAAAGGAAAGCGATGTTGGATGTTCAATTGATTCGGAGTGATCTCGATGGGGTGGCGGCCAAGCTTGCGACGCGTGGTGTTGCGATCCCTGTTGACGCATTACGTACGCTTGAGCAGCGGCGCAAGAATGCTCAAGTAAAGACGCAGGAACTACAGGCGAGACGCAATACATCTTCGACTCAGATCGGTGTGTTCAAGCGCACGGGACAAGACATTTCTGCTTTGATGGCCGGCGTAAACGAGATAGGCGACGGGCTAAAAGTCGTCGAAGCCGAGTTGAGCCAAATCCAGACAGAGCTTACGAATATCTTGCTCACGATTCCAAACCTGCCGCACGCAAGCGTGCCCGTCGGAAAATCCGCGGACGAGAATGTCGAGATGCGCCGCATCGGTGAGCCGCGCAAGTTCGATTTCCCGGTGAAAGATCATGTCGATCTCGGTGCCGGCCTCGGCCTGCTTGATTTCGACGCTGCGGCGAGGATCAGCGGCGCGCGCTTCACCTTGATGAAGGGGCCGCTGGCGCGCCTGCATCGCGCGCTCGCGCAATTCATGCTTGACATACACACCGCGGAGCATGGCTACACCGAAGTGTATGTGCCTTATCTGGTCAACGCCGACAGCATGCGCGGAACTGGTCAGCTACCAAAATTCGAAGAAGACTTATTCAAGATCCCGAGACAGACTTTCGACGATGACGCCGTTCTGGAGGAAATTAGAAGATCAGGAAAGACCGTGGATTCGGTGAGCCCAAAGTTTCGTGATACAAGCCTGTACCTGATTCCCACCGCAGAAGTACCGGTCACGAACATGATACGAGACCAGGTGCTGTCACTTGACGAATTGCCGCTGAAGTTCGTCTGCCATTCGCCGTGCTTCCGCTCCGAGGCCGGTTCTTACGGCAAGGACACGCGCGGCATGATCCGCCAGCACCAGTTCGACAAGGTCGAACTGGTTCAGATCATCCAGCCGGAAAAATCCTACGAAGCCTTGGAACTGCTGACGGCGCACGCGGAAACGATTCTGAGGCGGCTGGAGTTGCCGTTTCGCACGGTGGCGTTGTGCACCGGGGACATGGGGTTCTCCGCAGCAAAGACCTATGACATCGAAGTCTGGCTGCCGGGACAGAATGCCTATCGGGAAATCTCCTCGTGCAGCAACTTCGAAGCGTTCCAGGCGCGGCGCATGCAGGCGCGCTTCAAGGGGGAGAAGGGCAAGAATGAACTGGTGCACACGCTGAACGGTTCCGGGCTGGCGGTTGGCAGGACACTCGTGGCCCTTCTGGAAAACTATCAACGCGCGGACGGCGGGGTGGACATTCCCGCCGTCCTGCAACCCTACATGGGAGGGTTGCAGGCGATCAATCGCCCGCGTTGATGTTTCAGTGCAGGCTAACCTGACCACTGAGCAGTGGTCAGGTTAAGCGAAGCGGCGGGAGCTAAAACTACCAGCAAGCCGACGGCAGTGTGGCGATACCGCCGGCGTTACGCCCGTACATGGGCGGCATCGACACGATTCGCCGCGGCTGAACGCGCTACGGCGCGACGTGACTTTCGTCGTCCGGGACCGTGGAAAACAGTGGCCGGTACGATTCGTCGTAGCGAACCAGGATGTCGAAATAGTTGCGGATGTTCTCGGTGAGAATGACGGCTTCCCCGCCGCGCGCAAAACCGCGTTTGACCGTGATGTAGAAGTCCGAGCGTGTCAGCAAAGGCAGCGTCTTCTTTACGTCGACCCAGGTATCCGAGTTCAGGCCGTGCCGTTGCGTCAGGATGCGGGCATCCTCCAGGTGACCATAACCGACGTTGTACGACGCGAGGGCGAGCCAGGTGCGGTCCGGTTCGGTTATGCGCTCGGGTAACGTGTCTTTCAGAATTTTCAGATAGCGCGCACCGGCAATGATGTTCTGGCGTGCGTCCAAGCGGTCGTTCACGCCGAGCCGATCAGCCGTTTCGGAAGTGAGCATCATCAATCCCCGTACGCCCGTGGGGCTCGTCGCCAGCGGATTCCAGTGCGATTCCTGGAAGCCCAGGGCAGCCAGCAGACGCCAGTCGATGCTAGTCAATTCCTGTGCCTCCTGAAAGGTGCTGCGATATTGCGGCAATATCGATAGCCGACGCTCCAGGAATGCGGATACATCGGCCTGGGTGAGGCGCTGGATATGGCCGTAATACCTGTCCAGCAGAATCCTCAAGGTGCCGTTGGCGTTGATGCGCGCGAAGAAATCCTTGACCCGGTCTACAAGCAGCGGACTCGCATCTTTCGGCAGAGCCCATGACAGTGTTTCGGGTTCGCCCAGATTGAACGCCCGGCCGATGTTCGGGGAGAAATTCTGGGCAAGCTCGACGATATTCGAGTCTGTCACGACGTAGTCGACCTCGTCACTAGCCAGCTTGTCGAGCAATGCCATACTGTCCGTCGCCGCAATTTCTTCCCATTGCAGCTTGGATTCTTGCAAGACTTCCAGTCCGAGCTGTTCCGCGCTGCTGGAACCGGCAAGGACGGCTACACGCTTGCCAACGAGGTCGCGGACATTCCTGGGGCGCTGATGATCGGTGTTGTAGGCGATCACCGTGTGCACAGACAGGTACGCGGGTCCGAAGATGAACTCCTTGCGGCGCTCTTCGGTCGCAGCCAGGCCCGCTGCGGCAAGATGAGCAAGATGGCGGCGCAATGCCGGCAGAATTTCGCTGAATTTCGTGCGCTCGACGAGGCGCAAGCGCGTGCCGGTGTCCTTGGCGAACATGTCGAGCAGGTCCTGCTCGATGCCGCTGTATTTGCCGTCCGCGCCGAGGAAGCGGGTGGCGGGGCCATTGCGGACCAGGACGACGAGTTCGTCGGTTTCGCCGAAAGGCTGTACCGGTCTCTCGAACAGCGTATCGGGATTGCACGATGGCAGTACCAGAAGGAGCGCCATTGCCACGACCCTCAGCGCGTTCGGCGACGAAGCACAACTTCCGGAGATTGCGCGCCGTCTCATTGTCAATAGCCGAAACGGCACGAGGGAAGATTCGCAATAGAGCACATCACTGATAAAATAGCACACGAATCCGGAGAGGTACCGAAGTGGCCATAACGGCGCTGACTCGAAATCAGATGGTCAGGGAGACCTGGCACGTGGGTTCGAATCCCACCCTCTCCGCCACCCAGTTTGCAATTTTCGTTCTCTGTCTCTAGCACAGACATCAAGTCCCGCAAGATCAAATACCTTCGCGTTCCGTGTCGCCAATTGGAGGCACGGAATGCGCTCCACAGCCGGGCATTAAGTTACCTTTCACGCGGTTTTCTCCAGCACGCACTTTCGCGTGCCACCTTTCGAATGTGGACAAAAATTGAAACCACGGATCATGCATCGATATCGGCATAGTGCGACCCCTTTGAAGCAGCCGCGCAGCGATAAATGGAAAGAGAATGCTTGACGCGAACGCCGGAATTCAGGCCTTAGAAAGCCCTAAGACCTTACGTTGCTCGACCCAGTCGAGCGGCAGGTTTTCGAGTAGTTTTTCCAGCGTGAGTTCTGCAGGCTGGCGTCCGACCAGTATCAACTCGACGATATCCGGTGCCAGGAAGGCACAGCGGGAGATCTTTCGCACATAGCGTGGGCTAACGCCCATTTCCTTTGCGAATACAGGCTGCGACTCCAGTCCGCCGGAGAGCAGTCTTTCGTACCAGCATCGCGCATGCTCCACGGCACGGATGAGCGGCATGATGGAGTTGATTACGCAAACATAGATGCACGAACAAACAATATTGCCCCGTGATTATGACCAAAGCGTAGGAATAATTTCCCTGTCGAAAATCAGAGTGGTCGCGTTACTGTGATCGGTACCTCCCTCCATCGTTGAAACGCGTGCCTGCAGGGTCGTTTCCGCCCCATACGATCATGTCTGTTCCGGTCCAGATCGCGGTGTGGCCCATCCGGGGACTGGGCATGGCCACAACAGGCGTGGATTGCCAGGCATCCGTGCTGGGGTTGTAGCGCCCCCCGACTCTGTAGTAGGGACCATTGGGATTCCGGCCTCCTCCCCACACAATCAACTCGGTTCCGCTCCAGATCCCGGGGACAGAGCGGCCCAATGGGGCGCACTTGGAGGACATGGGGAGCCAGGTGTTGGATGACGAGTTGAATCGCGCTCCAGTATTGAACGGGTCGCCGCCGTCATCTCCACCCCAGACGATCATTTCAGTGCCAGTCCACGCCGCCGAGTGGCGTATTCGGGGCGTAGGCGCGCCACTATCCGTGATTGCCGTCCAGCTATCTGACGACGGCGTATAGATTCCACCAGTGTTGGTTAAGAGCACTCCGGAGTTGGCCCCTCCCCAGACGATCATTGCCGATCCGTTCCAGATGGCCGTGTGTCCTAACCGCGCGGCCGGAGCACCGATCTCAGAGACCGTCGACCAGGAATTTGTGATCGGGTTGTATCGCGCCCCATCACCGAAGGCAATGACGCCAGTTCCGCTACCGCCCCAGACGATCATTTCCGATCCTGTCCATACTGCAGAGGGCGACTGCCGTGCGGAGGGCGCCCCGGATGACGACATGGCTGCCCAAGTGTCTGTGATCGGATCGTAGATGGCACCCGAATTCAAAAAGGCACCTGGTTGCACTCCTCCCCAAACAATCATCTTGCTTCCAGTCCAGACTGCAACATGACCGTATCGGGGGGAGGGTGCACCGACATTCGACATTGGCGTCCACATATCGGTAGCAGGATCGTAGCGCGCACCGTTACCGAAAACACCATTGGAATATCCACCCCAGACGATCATCTGGGTACCCGTCCAGATGGCTGTGTGGTCGGATCTCGGCGAGGGCGCACCAGCGGCGGATGCGGCACTCCATGTGCCGGCCCCTGCAGCCTGGGTTGTAAATGTCCACGTGTAGTCCGTTATAAGGTGGTTCCCAGCGAGGTCCGTGATTCCGGTTGTGATGGTGCTCGTGTAGGACGAGGAATCTGAGAGCGGACCGTCCGGAGCGAAAACGGCTGGTGCCATGAAAGGCAGCACGGCCGTTCCACCGACTGGATTGTTCTGACTATCCTTCAGTAGGAAAGTACTGGAGTTCACTGTCGGGAACGAGACGGCCTCGCTGAATGTGGCGAGTAGCTGTGTCTCGGTCGGAACACACGTTGCTCCGTTTGCGGGCGATGTCAAGCTCACGGTCGGTGGCGTGGTATCGGGCGCTGGACCCGTTGTGAAGCTCCAGCCATAGGCCATCGCGAGCGCATTTCCCGTGATGTCCTTTACGCCCGAGGTGATGGTGGCCGTGTAGACGGTCGACCCCTGAAAGCTTGCGGCAGGCGTGAAAGTCGCGACCGCGCTCGAATAGGTCACGCTGCCGTTCACGGGGTTGTTCAAATTGTCATTGAGCAGGATCGTCGAGGTCGAAATAGTCGCCGGATCCATCGCTTCACTGAAAGCGACGGTAAAGGCACTGTTTGTTCCGACTGCGGTCGCCCCGTTTGCAGGACTTGTTGCGCTGACGGTCGGCGGCGTGACATCGGGCGTACGCCTCACCGAGACTGTCGCGCGCCCAAGGTTGCCTCCCGGATCAGTGGCCGTGATCGTGATGGCATTATTTCCCACGACGAGATCGATGGTGGCTTGCCATGTATGACCGCACAGGTAGTAACCGAGGAAAAAGCAATATTGCGGTGCCTGCGTGGCCGCACCTGAGCCTCCCGTTGTGGCGTTTGCCCACGAGACCGTCACCCCCGTGTCCGTCGCCGATCCCGTGCAACAAACGAAGAACTTGGGACTGATAAAGGCATCACCGCTTAGAGACACGGTAGGCGAGTTCGTTAATTTGCTGGGTCCGGCATCGCTGCCGGTGATCGTGACCCAACCGGCGCCCACGCGATTGGGGTCATTGGGAGGTGTCGAGGCGTCCGTCCCCCCTCCACCGCCGCCACATGCGCACAGCATGAGAAGCAGGGATGTCAGCGCGGCAACTCGCCAGCGCGGACCGCTGCTCAGTAGAGAAACGAATTGGCTCAGTTGCGAAGACATATCTCGACCTCCGAATCAGCGGAACAGCACTCCGCCTGCGTCGCTTGTTGTGTTGATCGCGGTTTCTCTTTGCCCTCTCCTGTTTAGGAAGCTGGCAGGGTTACCCTCCCTTGCGAAAGCGCCATGACTTTGGCCGTCTCTCCGGCCAACCAGGGTCGCTCCGCATCCCAGTACTCCGGCGACCGTTTGCCGGCTTTGATCGCCTCCATTGCGAGCACCATCAAAGTTGCGACGACTTTTTCCTGGCGCAGCAGCTTGTAGTCGATCGCGGCCCAGTCGACCACTTCGTCGATGGGTTGTCCGTCCACATCGCGCTGGTAGGGCTCATGCCAGCCGCGTTGTCCCGGGCGAAACGTAGTTGTAATGCCAGTCTGTTTCGCGGTTACCCGAAAAGGCTGCTCGCCCGGATGCCGGTACACGATCGCAAGAAGGATCTGACCTCGTGTCAGCGCGTACTGGTAGTTTCCCGTCAGCACGTAATTCTTTGCCGTTTGCTCTGGCATTCCCTGCGACACCAGCAGACGCTGCAGCGAACTGTTTGCCTCGAAGATCGCCTGCGAGCGGTAGCGACCATAGAGGCCCGGCTGGCCTTCGATCCTGCCGGACTGCGGGTCGACACGCTTGTCGTCGATGGATACCCCGAAGGTGGCCTTGTACGAGTCGTCCAGTGGAACCGCATTCGCCTGCAATAGACCCTTGTTAAGATCGTTAAGTCCAGTTCCGATTGTGTACGGAAGAAAAGCCAGGCCCTGCGCTATGCCCGCGACGATCATGAATGGCGAAAGGACGAGGTTCTTCAGGCCCTGTCCGAACGTATTGGCTGCGACATACCCATCGGCCGCACCGGGGGTCGCACATCCGCCCAGGAGCATCATTGTCGTCAACAGCACACTCGATACTCGAATCATGTTCGTCTTCATGGTCTGCCTCCGTTTATAGAAATTGCAGTGCGTTGGCCTGCTAAAAATGTTTCGCTGACGTTTGAAATCGCTCAGGGTCGAGAGCTGCCGCTAGCGATCTCCTCCCTGTCTACACACGCTGCTGTTCGTTGCGTAGTCGTATCCGTGCGACGTCGAATTGACACCCAGGACGTGCATTTGTTGAGCGCAGAATGCATGTGGCCGGTTCCCGGATGGGTTACCAACCGATTACTTATGACTTACAAAATTGGGGAAGAAGGCAGGCGCAGGATCGATCGCGCTCGGGAGAACGCGTTACAGGCCGTCTATCGTGACCGGCCGGAACTTATTGGAGATTAACGAGTTTCTCGTAAATACCACGGGTTTCCATGGATGGCTCCACGCCCAGCCTTGCCGCCAGAACGGAACGACAGCGCGCATAGCCTTCGACGGCTTCGGCGACCCGGCCAAGCTCGACGTAGCATTGCATGAGCTGGCGGTACACGCTCTCGGCCAGATCGTCCACGTCGAGGACGCGGTGCAGATAGTCCACAGCGCGCTCGGTGTCGCCGGCCTGTTGCCAGAAGCGTGCGATGTCGCTCGCGGTGCGCACGTAGCGGTTACGCAGACGCTGGCGCAGCGTCTGACTCCATGGTTCGTCTGCTTCATTGCCGAGGAATGGACCCCGATAGAGCTCGAGGAGCCGGTCGCCGAATGCGGCGATGGCGGATTTGTCGATGTTATCGCGCCTGCCGCGCCAGGATAGGTCGATCAGCGCCGTAAGCTGTTCGAGTGCCCAGGTGTCGGTCCATACATAGCGTCCATCGAGGGATAGCTTGCCTTCCGAAAGGACAAGTGAGCGATCCTCTCCCAGAAGCTTGCGCAACCGATGCAACGTCGAGGTGAACGAGCGGTGCGCCGAGTCACCATCGATGCGGGGCCAGAGCGCTTCGGTAATGTGCGTCTCGCTGACTTCCCGACCGCCATGTGCAATGAGCACCTTGAGCAGATCCAGGGGGCGTTTCTGTCCCTTGCCCGACGATACGATCGGCACATTGCCGCGCAGAAGCCGAAATGGGCCCAGCGTGTGGACTTTGAAGGGCCACGGCCATCCCGACAGGGCCGCGCGCGCCGAATCCAGCGTGAGGCCGCAACGGCGAATGATCTCCGCAGCGTAATCGGGCTCGATTCGCGCTTCGAGCGCGCGACTCATCAGGCGCGCGAGGGGATCGGGACGCCATAACGTAAACGTCACAAAATTGCGCGGCTTGCCGACGGCGAGCGCCTGGCGCAGTGCCAGCAGTCCCGAGCGGCGGCGCCGGTTGTCTTCGAGCGCGACCCGCGCATAGCTCATCAGACCGGTAAATTCGAGCAGGTGATTCTTGATCGGGCGCCCGAGATCGTACGCTTGCTGGAACTGCGCCATGGCATTGGTTCTCTCGCCACCCTCGTAGAGAACCTCGGCCGCAGCAAGACGGCATAGCACTTCGAAGTAAGGGCAACCCACCTCGATTGCTGTCCTGAGCGCGAGCTTCTGTTGCTGGAACGCGCGCAGGTTGTCCTGCGAGAGCATCGCATGCCACGTCGAGAAGAGATGGAAGAGACAGAGATCGAATCGCGCCGGCGTCCGCGGCAACGTTGCGAACTCGTCCAGCATCGCTCTTGCGGCGTCGAGATCTCCGCAGGTCAACATACCGCCCGCCCCGAATACCAGCAATTGGTGGGAGGTGACGTTTACCCCGGCGGCCCGTTCGATCTCGAGTCCTTCCTGCACCGACCGGAGGCATTCATCATGTTGGGCGGTGAGCATGAAGTACATGACCTCGGCCAACCTCATCATGCTCAACGCGAAGGGCGAAACCTCGTGGCGGGAGGTCAGGCGTCGCATACCTTCGATTACCGCCGACGCTTTCGGATAGTGTCCTCCCCATATGATCGCGATCGCGACGCGAGGCTCCACCAGCATGCGCAGATCCGGGTCGTCATGGGCCGCCGACGCCATGTAGGCATGCTCGACCCACTTTTCGAGGTCGGGATGGTGCGGCTGCCGGACGACCATCGATGCCAGAAGGCTCGTTTCAAGACGGGTGCCCACCGGCCGCGACAGCATTTCCGGGTGCGCGCGGAGCAGCTCGTCC encodes:
- the lolA gene encoding outer membrane lipoprotein chaperone LolA yields the protein MRSASSWTALLIGALIAMPASAGSIEKLHAFIEQTRSAKANFTQEVTDANGAVQQQASGTVQFQRPGKFRWTYDKPYEQIIVGDGEKLWIYDKDLNQVTQRNLDKALGSSPAALLAGADDVDRYFSLNAVGVKKKLDWLEVKPYDEDSLFEKVRMGFRGNTLEVMELHDHFGQRTTIKFSNLQRNPKTSPDLYTFTVPKGADVVTE
- a CDS encoding replication-associated recombination protein A, translated to MRPQNLDEVVGQRHLLGPDKPLRVAYESGKLHSMILWGPPGVGKTTLARLMARAFDAEFIALSAVLSGVKDIRDAVAHAENVLQQSGRATILFVDEVHRFNKAQQDAFLPFVERGLVTFIGATTENPSFEVNGALLSRAAVYVLKPLDEDDLAELFSRAFAKAFPAQAFSEKARDLVVGAADGDARRLLNMVEAIGNAATMRKVAQLDETFVQATLAQNLRRFDKGGDAFYDQISALHKSVRGSSPDAALYWLVRMLDGGADPLYVGRRLVRMAVEDIGLADPRALRLSLDACETYERLGSPEGELALAQAAIYLACAAKSNASYVAYNEARSLVQSDKSRPVPEHLRNAPTKLMKELGYGRSYRYAHDEVDAYAAGENYFPEGLESTGFYRPTSRGLEGKIAEKLAHLRELDVKAKKKN
- the serS gene encoding serine--tRNA ligase, with the translated sequence MLDVQLIRSDLDGVAAKLATRGVAIPVDALRTLEQRRKNAQVKTQELQARRNTSSTQIGVFKRTGQDISALMAGVNEIGDGLKVVEAELSQIQTELTNILLTIPNLPHASVPVGKSADENVEMRRIGEPRKFDFPVKDHVDLGAGLGLLDFDAAARISGARFTLMKGPLARLHRALAQFMLDIHTAEHGYTEVYVPYLVNADSMRGTGQLPKFEEDLFKIPRQTFDDDAVLEEIRRSGKTVDSVSPKFRDTSLYLIPTAEVPVTNMIRDQVLSLDELPLKFVCHSPCFRSEAGSYGKDTRGMIRQHQFDKVELVQIIQPEKSYEALELLTAHAETILRRLELPFRTVALCTGDMGFSAAKTYDIEVWLPGQNAYREISSCSNFEAFQARRMQARFKGEKGKNELVHTLNGSGLAVGRTLVALLENYQRADGGVDIPAVLQPYMGGLQAINRPR
- the mltF gene encoding membrane-bound lytic murein transglycosylase MltF encodes the protein MALLLVLPSCNPDTLFERPVQPFGETDELVVLVRNGPATRFLGADGKYSGIEQDLLDMFAKDTGTRLRLVERTKFSEILPALRRHLAHLAAAGLAATEERRKEFIFGPAYLSVHTVIAYNTDHQRPRNVRDLVGKRVAVLAGSSSAEQLGLEVLQESKLQWEEIAATDSMALLDKLASDEVDYVVTDSNIVELAQNFSPNIGRAFNLGEPETLSWALPKDASPLLVDRVKDFFARINANGTLRILLDRYYGHIQRLTQADVSAFLERRLSILPQYRSTFQEAQELTSIDWRLLAALGFQESHWNPLATSPTGVRGLMMLTSETADRLGVNDRLDARQNIIAGARYLKILKDTLPERITEPDRTWLALASYNVGYGHLEDARILTQRHGLNSDTWVDVKKTLPLLTRSDFYITVKRGFARGGEAVILTENIRNYFDILVRYDESYRPLFSTVPDDESHVAP
- a CDS encoding Ig-like domain-containing protein; translation: MSSQLSQFVSLLSSGPRWRVAALTSLLLMLCACGGGGGGTDASTPPNDPNRVGAGWVTITGSDAGPSKLTNSPTVSLSGDAFISPKFFVCCTGSATDTGVTVSWANATTGGSGAATQAPQYCFFLGYYLCGHTWQATIDLVVGNNAITITATDPGGNLGRATVSVRRTPDVTPPTVSATSPANGATAVGTNSAFTVAFSEAMDPATISTSTILLNDNLNNPVNGSVTYSSAVATFTPAASFQGSTVYTATITSGVKDITGNALAMAYGWSFTTGPAPDTTPPTVSLTSPANGATCVPTETQLLATFSEAVSFPTVNSSTFLLKDSQNNPVGGTAVLPFMAPAVFAPDGPLSDSSSYTSTITTGITDLAGNHLITDYTWTFTTQAAGAGTWSAASAAGAPSPRSDHTAIWTGTQMIVWGGYSNGVFGNGARYDPATDMWTPMSNVGAPSPRYGHVAVWTGSKMIVWGGVQPGAFLNSGAIYDPITDTWAAMSSSGAPSARQSPSAVWTGSEMIVWGGSGTGVIAFGDGARYNPITNSWSTVSEIGAPAARLGHTAIWNGSAMIVWGGANSGVLLTNTGGIYTPSSDSWTAITDSGAPTPRIRHSAAWTGTEMIVWGGDDGGDPFNTGARFNSSSNTWLPMSSKCAPLGRSVPGIWSGTELIVWGGGRNPNGPYYRVGGRYNPSTDAWQSTPVVAMPSPRMGHTAIWTGTDMIVWGGNDPAGTRFNDGGRYRSQ